One genomic segment of Dysosmobacter sp. Marseille-Q4140 includes these proteins:
- a CDS encoding cysteine desulfurase — MAVYLDYNASAPIDERVLERMIEVYRSHYGNADSRTHIFGTDAKEIVSSARKSIAEILAVDSTDVFFTSGSTESNNMAILGLLDYALESGRNHFITTSIEHKSVLEAMKHLQEKGCVVDFVSPDASGRVKPEQILSLVTDKTLLVSMMQVNSETGVIQPIEEVGAALAGTKTYFHVDATQGFGKLNDSLRNTKYNMLSITAHKISGPQGIGAFIMRRDRTYRRPPVKPLMYGGQQERGYRPGTTPVALVAGFALAAQLSDKESAVHMESCRAIKRRFLEAVEGLNYTLNGDQEHCLPSTVNISFHGVDAEGIFLAVKEDYAFSNGSACNSGSHAPSYVLTAMGLGETRVNEAIRLSWNHDTKVDFSVLVNYIKSMTD, encoded by the coding sequence ATGGCTGTTTATCTTGACTACAACGCTTCTGCTCCGATAGATGAAAGAGTTCTGGAGAGAATGATTGAAGTGTATCGCTCTCATTATGGCAACGCAGATAGTAGAACTCACATCTTTGGTACAGATGCCAAAGAAATTGTTTCCTCCGCAAGAAAATCCATTGCTGAGATCTTGGCTGTGGACAGTACGGATGTTTTCTTTACCAGCGGTTCCACCGAGAGTAATAACATGGCGATTCTCGGGTTGCTTGACTACGCGCTTGAGAGTGGCCGTAATCACTTCATTACTACGTCTATCGAGCATAAGTCCGTTTTGGAAGCCATGAAACACCTGCAAGAGAAAGGCTGTGTTGTGGATTTTGTTTCACCCGATGCGTCTGGCCGAGTCAAACCGGAGCAAATTCTCAGCCTCGTCACGGACAAAACTCTGCTTGTTTCTATGATGCAGGTCAACAGCGAAACTGGCGTGATACAGCCTATTGAAGAGGTCGGTGCAGCATTAGCAGGGACTAAGACATATTTTCACGTTGATGCCACACAAGGTTTTGGTAAGCTGAATGATAGCTTACGAAATACCAAATACAATATGCTTAGTATCACCGCCCATAAGATCAGCGGTCCCCAGGGGATTGGCGCATTTATTATGCGGCGCGACCGTACATATAGACGGCCTCCCGTCAAACCGCTCATGTATGGCGGTCAGCAGGAACGCGGATACCGTCCGGGAACTACACCGGTGGCTTTGGTTGCAGGCTTCGCTCTCGCAGCTCAGCTAAGCGACAAGGAATCCGCTGTCCACATGGAAAGCTGTAGAGCGATTAAGCGAAGATTCCTGGAGGCTGTGGAAGGTCTGAACTATACTTTGAATGGAGACCAAGAACACTGCCTGCCGTCCACTGTAAACATTAGTTTCCACGGTGTTGATGCAGAGGGTATCTTCCTTGCTGTAAAGGAGGATTATGCGTTCTCCAATGGTTCGGCCTGTAACTCTGGCAGCCATGCCCCAAGTTATGTATTAACAGCTATGGGACTGGGTGAAACACGAGTGAATGAGGCTATCCGTCTTTCTTGGAACCATGATACAAAAGTTGACTTTTCGGTTCTTGTAAACTACATTAAATCAATGACCGATTAA
- the dndE gene encoding DNA sulfur modification protein DndE, with the protein MIIKHFKLSQPEKERLIRIKAKTGVQNWNILCRWALCWSLSEPTIPGSIDPQSDSNVEMDWTTFAGEYAEIYEAIIRQRCLNDGLGDDPNTLIRYFRLHLYRGINHYSTRDVLKSCSDLLESALPKEEA; encoded by the coding sequence ATGATTATTAAGCATTTTAAACTGTCACAGCCAGAGAAGGAGCGACTCATTCGAATCAAAGCAAAGACCGGTGTTCAAAACTGGAATATTCTTTGCCGGTGGGCATTATGTTGGTCGCTTTCAGAACCTACCATTCCTGGTAGTATTGATCCACAGTCTGACAGCAATGTTGAAATGGATTGGACCACTTTTGCCGGTGAATATGCAGAAATCTATGAAGCAATTATTCGCCAGCGATGTTTGAATGATGGCTTAGGAGATGACCCTAACACTTTAATCCGGTACTTCCGACTTCATCTTTATCGTGGCATTAACCATTACAGCACCAGAGATGTTTTGAAAAGCTGCTCAGATTTACTCGAATCTGCTCTTCCGAAGGAGGAAGCATAA
- the dndC gene encoding DNA phosphorothioation system sulfurtransferase DndC has product MANLTKEDIRIVLNTIQEVYLADKIPWICGYSGGKDSTAVVQLVWIALSQLPKDKLHKPVHVISTDTLVESPIVALWATRSIARMKEAANNPEHKLPIIPHRLVPEVTNTFWVNLIGRGYPYPRRDFRWCTDRMKIDPSNRFVKKILDAESEAILVLGTRKAESATRKAVMEGYEKKRYRDHLSPNGSFPNSYVFTPIENWSNDNVWQYLVQYPNPWGHSNKDLLAMYSGASADGECPLVLDTSTPSCGNSRFGCWVCTMVSEDKSMAAMIQNDEEKAWMLPMLEFRNEIAGNWDIDRKRRDFRRMDGRLTWHNERLVHGPYTQETRKYFLTRLLEVEKLVHEIGPEEIKDAPLITMDELRFIRQIWLDEKHEFEDLLPEIYESVTGKRYEDGSISKNKYFGPAEARILREACQAVCPDETLMYEMQRSLLDVEAKAAAISNKRNVIQNFEHEIKKAFYRDEHEAALIAEERAKKITGMQESFDDGNWTE; this is encoded by the coding sequence ATGGCTAATTTAACAAAAGAAGATATTCGTATTGTACTTAACACGATACAGGAAGTGTATTTAGCAGATAAGATACCCTGGATTTGTGGATACAGTGGCGGCAAAGATTCCACTGCCGTCGTACAACTTGTTTGGATCGCACTTTCCCAGCTTCCAAAGGATAAATTACACAAACCCGTTCATGTTATTAGCACAGACACTCTGGTTGAATCCCCAATTGTTGCACTATGGGCCACTCGCTCTATTGCGCGCATGAAAGAGGCTGCAAATAACCCTGAACACAAATTACCTATTATTCCACATAGGCTTGTTCCAGAGGTCACCAACACCTTCTGGGTAAATCTCATAGGGCGGGGCTATCCATATCCTCGGCGTGATTTTCGCTGGTGTACTGACCGTATGAAAATCGACCCCTCAAATCGCTTTGTTAAAAAAATCCTGGATGCAGAGAGCGAAGCAATCCTGGTCCTTGGAACGCGCAAAGCCGAAAGTGCCACCCGCAAAGCCGTCATGGAGGGTTATGAGAAAAAGCGATACCGAGATCATCTTAGCCCCAATGGATCGTTTCCGAACTCCTATGTTTTTACTCCTATTGAAAACTGGAGCAACGACAACGTCTGGCAATATCTTGTACAATACCCCAACCCCTGGGGACATTCAAATAAGGACTTGTTGGCAATGTATAGTGGTGCCTCTGCGGATGGCGAGTGTCCGTTGGTGCTTGATACATCTACGCCCAGTTGCGGCAACAGTCGTTTCGGTTGTTGGGTATGTACTATGGTTTCCGAGGATAAATCCATGGCGGCCATGATCCAGAATGACGAAGAGAAAGCGTGGATGCTTCCCATGCTTGAATTCAGAAATGAAATTGCCGGTAATTGGGATATCGATAGAAAGCGTAGAGACTTTCGCCGTATGGATGGGCGTCTAACGTGGCATAACGAGCGACTGGTACACGGCCCATATACACAGGAAACCCGCAAGTACTTTTTAACTCGTCTATTAGAGGTTGAGAAACTTGTTCATGAGATTGGACCAGAGGAAATTAAGGATGCTCCCTTGATTACCATGGACGAACTTCGGTTTATTCGTCAAATTTGGTTAGATGAAAAACACGAGTTTGAAGATTTGTTGCCCGAAATCTACGAATCTGTTACCGGAAAACGCTATGAAGATGGATCTATTAGCAAAAACAAGTATTTTGGTCCAGCTGAAGCCAGAATTCTTCGCGAGGCTTGCCAAGCGGTATGTCCAGACGAGACTTTGATGTACGAAATGCAACGCTCCCTATTAGATGTCGAAGCTAAAGCAGCCGCCATCTCTAATAAGAGAAATGTAATTCAAAATTTTGAGCATGAGATAAAAAAAGCATTTTATCGTGATGAGCATGAGGCCGCCCTTATCGCAGAAGAACGTGCAAAAAAAATCACGGGAATGCAGGAATCTTTTGACGATGGAAATTGGACTGAGTGA
- the dndD gene encoding DNA sulfur modification protein DndD gives MYFTKIELHNFGIYKGHHEMCLSDQIGNRNVTLIGGLNGRGKTTFLDAILLALYGKQALKYVQENARSYERLLIEHINKHATDDLTYVAVSLGLDDGTALRVCRKWKLKGKKVDETIVVEKNGTIDKYLGESWSYYIEEILPFGIARFFFFDNEKIAQLADDASFEQIKTSIKSAIGVSTIEKAITHIDEVIRRKKDALQAFEKSEVNQGYQEVEAQLKELNSKIETARREADILKANCESIAIAIETKEKKFWASGGDLTLSREAIKQEKEKIKAYVQEVRDEIMLRVSDPATPLFMCRKLVTQAYDAEIDEQKKAALKLSDPIVESIQKNILDRFNQGNFDDRTLRIITDIVKQEIGKFTSTGEGAEHINMSHTTMLLFDKLIVTIFHSLDQKIETLISHVDAQENELMSLDAHLGESDEKTMAMKLYETLKEYERKKALADDQYQKQQSLIESLERQKEALHSKRLQLIKTIAEKENTNDDNSRIIKYCVMSIEVLNEFKVRLQREKIDKLSATATECFQTLVEKDSLVSKIHIDTDSLDVTILDPDGHELLKNQLSAGEQQMFAISIVWALARTSGYKAPVVIDTPMARLDSSHRANFVTSYLPSASSQVMVLSTDEEIYGRYLDMIRENVINYFTLHYREGEQCTSIINGYFEGV, from the coding sequence ATGTATTTTACAAAAATCGAATTGCATAATTTTGGCATCTACAAAGGCCATCACGAAATGTGTCTTTCGGACCAAATCGGTAATCGCAATGTTACTCTCATCGGTGGATTGAATGGTCGAGGAAAAACGACCTTTCTTGATGCTATTTTGCTTGCATTGTATGGAAAGCAGGCATTAAAGTATGTTCAGGAAAACGCGCGTTCCTATGAACGGCTACTCATAGAGCATATTAATAAGCACGCGACAGATGATCTTACTTATGTCGCTGTATCACTTGGTTTGGATGACGGAACCGCTTTGCGCGTCTGCCGGAAGTGGAAGTTAAAGGGCAAGAAGGTCGATGAAACTATTGTCGTTGAGAAAAACGGAACAATAGATAAGTACCTTGGGGAAAGTTGGAGTTACTATATTGAAGAGATTCTGCCTTTTGGAATAGCAAGATTTTTCTTCTTTGATAACGAAAAGATCGCTCAACTGGCTGACGACGCTTCATTTGAGCAAATTAAAACTTCTATTAAATCCGCAATTGGTGTTTCTACGATTGAAAAAGCAATTACTCATATTGATGAAGTAATTCGCCGAAAAAAAGATGCTCTGCAAGCTTTTGAAAAAAGCGAAGTCAACCAAGGTTACCAAGAGGTAGAAGCGCAACTCAAGGAACTCAACTCCAAAATCGAAACAGCTCGTCGAGAGGCTGACATCTTAAAAGCAAATTGCGAGAGTATTGCAATTGCTATAGAAACTAAAGAAAAAAAGTTTTGGGCTTCTGGTGGTGACTTAACACTCAGCCGAGAGGCCATAAAACAAGAAAAAGAGAAAATCAAGGCATATGTGCAAGAAGTTCGTGACGAAATTATGCTGCGCGTATCTGATCCTGCAACTCCGCTCTTTATGTGCCGCAAATTAGTTACACAAGCTTATGATGCAGAGATTGATGAGCAGAAAAAAGCAGCTCTGAAGCTTTCTGACCCAATTGTCGAAAGTATTCAGAAAAATATTTTGGATCGATTTAATCAGGGTAATTTCGATGACAGAACGCTCAGAATCATTACTGATATTGTCAAGCAAGAGATCGGGAAATTCACTTCAACAGGCGAGGGTGCGGAACACATTAATATGTCCCACACGACCATGCTCCTCTTTGACAAATTAATTGTCACAATATTCCATTCCCTTGATCAAAAAATCGAAACCTTAATCAGTCATGTCGATGCGCAAGAAAATGAGCTCATGAGCTTGGACGCACACCTTGGTGAGTCAGACGAAAAGACGATGGCCATGAAACTCTATGAGACGCTCAAAGAATATGAGCGCAAAAAAGCTTTGGCTGACGACCAATACCAGAAGCAGCAGAGCTTAATCGAGAGTTTGGAGCGCCAGAAAGAAGCTCTTCATTCTAAGCGCTTGCAGTTAATCAAGACTATCGCAGAAAAAGAGAATACGAATGATGATAACTCCCGTATTATCAAATATTGTGTGATGTCTATCGAAGTTCTTAATGAATTTAAAGTTCGTTTACAGCGTGAAAAGATAGACAAGCTTTCTGCAACTGCCACAGAATGCTTCCAGACTCTGGTTGAAAAAGACTCCCTTGTGAGTAAAATCCATATTGATACGGACAGTTTAGATGTAACCATACTTGATCCAGATGGGCATGAGTTGTTAAAGAACCAGCTCTCCGCAGGAGAGCAGCAGATGTTTGCTATTTCCATTGTGTGGGCACTGGCCAGAACCTCTGGCTATAAGGCCCCTGTGGTCATTGATACACCCATGGCTCGCTTAGATTCTTCCCACCGGGCAAATTTCGTTACCAGCTATCTACCGTCTGCAAGCTCCCAGGTTATGGTTCTTTCCACAGATGAAGAAATTTATGGTAGATATCTTGATATGATTCGAGAAAATGTTATAAATTACTTTACTCTACATTATCGGGAAGGTGAGCAATGCACCTCTATCATCAACGGCTATTTTGAGGGGGTGTGA